A genomic stretch from Arachis stenosperma cultivar V10309 chromosome 3, arast.V10309.gnm1.PFL2, whole genome shotgun sequence includes:
- the LOC130968155 gene encoding uncharacterized protein LOC130968155 yields MPLPWKKNRVTRISQIVADLQSPRRGGSLVVETGFPTSLIDLFVKNRSRFTRTKSKRPLQPGIYDPPPPPPSTPVLSPVPETSSSGDLSVVRAHAPSLTPPVTVNDGGDDGGVSGSEEVNRVGECGCGSYSKSVLASSVKWKALFVVVVLISSVMKLTVGITVSAVTLLFLENVGKRFVGWWRTVGIKMEPFIATVCNCVWFQKLMKLKSKKEDHCEEVAGGGGAGLMLLNDTVEVVESESRSEVGDCCEKKWLEDVADSCEEGSRSIRFTWKGMKKLVPKKWRSSLRKRSKESEGESRRSGEEDKCSREEEVDDSNGMIMTWVEEEEEEGEEGVIRIHEVGKCCSWGHVIVLVTVLGGLLMGRLAALVLTLASCFLFKMLLRFHM; encoded by the coding sequence ATGCCGTTACCATGGAAGAAGAACAGGGTAACAAGAATATCTCAAATCGTTGCCGACCTTCAATCTCCAAGGCGCGGTGGCTCCCTCGTCGTCGAAACCGGATTCCCCACTTCCCTCATCGATCTCTTCGTCAAGAACCGAAGCCGCTTCACAAGAACCAAGTCAAAGAGACCTCTTCAACCCGGTATCTATGATCCTCCACCGCCACCGCCCTCCACGCCGGTGCTATCTCCTGTGCCGGAGACATCAAGTTCAGGCGATTTATCCGTGGTTCGGGCCCACGCTCCGAGTTTGACACCGCCGGTAACTGTGAACGACGGTGGAGATGACGGCGGGGTATCGGGCTCGGAAGAGGTAAATAGGGTCGGCGAATGCGGGTGTGGGTCGTATTCAAAATCTGTTCTTGCATCGTCCGTGAAGTGGAAGGCGTTGTTTGTGGTGGTGGTTTTGATTAGCAGCGTGATGAAGCTTACCGTTGGGATAACCGTGTCGGCAGTTACGCTTCTGTTTCTTGAAAACGTGGGGAAACGTTTCGTTGGGTGGTGGAGAACCGTGGGTATAAAAATGGAGCCTTTTATCGCAACGGTTTGTAATTGTGTTTGGTTTCAGAAACTGATGAAATTGAAAAGCAAGAAAGAGGATCACTGTGAAGAAGTAGCGGGTGGTGGCGGCGCTggattgatgttgttgaatgatacTGTTGAGGTTGTTGAAAGTGAAAGCAGAAGCGAGGTTGGTGATTGTTGTGAGAAGAAATGGTTGGAGGATGTTGCGGATTCATGTGAAGAAGGTAGCCGAAGTATTAGGTTTACATGGAAGGGGATGAAGAAACTAGTGCCTAAAAAGTGGAGAAGCTCTTTGAGAAAGAGAAGTAAAGAGAGTGAAGGTGAGTCTCGAAGGAGTGGGGAAGAAGACAAGTGTTCAAGAGAGGAGGAGGTTGATGATAGTAATGGAATGATCATGACTtgggttgaagaagaagaagaagaaggggagGAAGGTGTGATTAGAATCCATGAAGTTGGGAAGTGTTGTTCATGGGGACACGTCATTGTGTTAGTGACAGTACTTGGTGGGCTCTTAATGGGTCGTTTGGCAGCACTCGTACTTACACTGGCGTCGTGTTTTCTTTTTAAGATGCTTTTGAGATTTCACATGTAA
- the LOC130968156 gene encoding dihydroceramide fatty acyl 2-hydroxylase FAH1-like, with product MVKVDLKKPLVFQVGHLGDGYEEWVHDPILGKEGPRFFHSNFLEFFTRTPWYAIPIVWIPVALFFIHNSLTMGVPPSNISQLILIGLLAWTLAEYLLHRFLFHVKTTSYWGNTFHYLLHGCHHKHPMDHLRLVFPPAAAAMFAVPLWNIVKIFSTPTTAPAIFGGLLLGYVMYDCTHYYLHHGQPKSDAPKMLKKYHLNHHYRISNYGFGITSPLWDVVFGTLPPSVKGDSKSS from the exons ATGGTGAAGGTTGATTTGAAGAAGCCGCTGGTGTTCCAGGTGGGACATCTTGGAGATGGATACGAAGAGTGGGTTCACGATCCAATTCTGGGAAAGGAAGGCCCCCGCTTCTTCCACAGCAATTTTCTGGAGTTCTTCACGCGCACTCCCTGGTACGCCATCCCAATTGTATGGATACCCGTCGCCTTATTCTTCATTCACAACTCCCTCACCATGGGCGTCCCTCCTTCTAATATTTCCCAGCTCATCCTCATTGGCCTCTTAGCCTGGACCCTCGCCGAGTACCTTTTGCATCGCTTCCTTTTCCACGTCAAAACCACCTCTTACTG GGGAAATACCTTCCATTATCTTCTCCATGGCTGCCACCATAAACATCCCATGGATCACCTCAGACTCGTTTTCCCTCCAGCAGCCGCCGCCATGTTTGCTGTCCCG TTGTGGAACATTGTGAAGATTTTCAGCACTCCAACAACTGCTCCTGCTATTTTCGGAGGTCTTTTGTTGGGATACGTCATGTACGATTGCACACATTACTATTTGCACCATGGTCAACCCAAGTCTGATGCTCCCAAAATGCTCAAG AAGTACCACTTGAATCATCACTATCGGATCTCCAACTATGGTTTTGGGATCACCTCACCGCTATGGGATGTCGTTTTCGGAACCCTTCCTCCTTCTGTAAAGGGAGATTCCAAAAGTAGTTAA